The segment TGACTGGCCTAAGCCAGCTGTGGCAACCTCTTTCCACGTAGTTGCTTTCTCAGCATCCCCTGCAGCTAGTGGTGGTCATGAGGATGCAGTTTGGCCAGGGAGATATGAAGGGAAACTGCTGGGAGAATGATTTCCCTTTTGATAAAAAGAAACCCTTTCTCTGACCTTTCCCCTTCCATTCTTGCTTGGGATACTGGTGTGAAGATGTGATGCTTGGAGTTGTTGCAGCCATATGGCAACCATGAAGGAAATGCTGAGAGAATTATGGAGATGCAGACCCAGTGTCCTGGCATTTTTAAGGCCCCTGGACATCTTGTTAGAAAATATCCTTATAAGGATTTCTGTCATGTGTAGCGGAGGGCAGCTTAACagataaatgcatttttactttttaccatatattttctgttgttttgatttaTTCTGATAATTAAGATGCATTATTTTTGTAActcaaagttcattttaaaaaaatatactactTGGCATTGGGCACCTTTTGTATCCCAATAGGCTTGAAGAGGCACTCTTgcaaaggggtggggaggagttaAACAAAGGAACAAGCTGTTCCTTATAATGAAGTATTAGCTTCATGGTCTGAGGGTTGACCTAGCAGATGGGGGGAATGGCTGGGAATACATTGCTCTATTTGGGTTTGACCAGAGGTTACAAACTGTGGGCCTCTGGTTGGAATCTGGTTGGTGGACATGTTTTGCTTATCCTGtccagggtttttaaaaattaaaattagcaaTTAGTATTTAAGAATTGGGATACTTCACATAAATATCTGGCTTGCTGGCTTTCTTGGAAAAACTGAAATATCAGGCAATGCTGGTTTCATTTCCAAACAGTAGTAATTGGCAGCTTCAATCTGTCGCTCCCTTTACGCAAGGCAGGTGCTTCCGGTGGGCCGAGATCTTGGTGCTCCCTAATGTCTGCTTCTCCAGTCTATTTCACTAGCTGACTCTGTGAGCATTTGTGTTAGTGACCCCTGGGTTTGGGGTTTAGGATtaatgcacacatgcatgtgtatgtatgtaagaTTCAACAACTGCTTTCTAGGCAACTTGCCATGTACAAGGTATCTATCCTCATTCACACATGTGGGCAGATCTTGAAGAAGGCTGGATTCGGAGTAAGCTGTTCTGTAGGACCGGAAGAGCTTAGAGCACCCTTGACTGCCCTGCTGCATCACTTGGGGTCTTAATCCAGACTTCTGAAGATGCCCTGCTGGGGGAGCGGGGATTCTGAGGCAAGACCTCCATCTGTGGCTAAGGAGTAAGGTTTTCTGAAAGGTGGATGGAGATTTGCCCAGTGGAGTTCTGAAGAAGCTGGTGCTCCTGGAGAGAAGCATTAACCCGAGGAAGGGAGGCAAGATCAGATTCTAGGAACAGTGTTCTACTGCCCCCAACATCCCAATAGGAGGGAAGCCCTTCaatttagggttttctctatttATTCATTAGAACAAGAccgagtgtgtgtatgtgtgtgtgtgtgtgttgggggagaatGCAGAACTAGCCACCACCTTGCCACATCCTCCATTCTATCCTGATGTGATAAGCAGGAAACCAGTTCCCCAAAACGTCCTTGttctaatccctggaaactgtgaatatgttatgttacatggcaaaagggaattAAGGTCACAGACGGAATTGTTTGCTAATCTGCTGACTTTAAACCGGGGAAATTATCCTGGCTTATCCAGGTGGGCTGAATGTGATcacaagggtggggagggaggcagacgAGGGAGAACCTGAGAGATGGAAACAAGAGATGGACTTGGCCTGAAAGTTGTTGGCTTTGATGATGGAGGGAgggtcatgagccaaggaaagtggttggcctctagaagctgggaaaggcaaggaaacagattctcctctagagcctccagaaaagaatgcagccttgctgacaccttgattttagcccagtgagacccacgTTGGACTTCTACTATACAGAACTGTGAGGTGATAGGTTTGTGCTGTGTTAAGCTGCTacatttgtggtgatttgttacagtaaCAACAGGAAGTAAAGACACCAGGCCATTTGGAGGGGCCACGTGTAAGTGCGATCCCAGCTCACTGTCAGCATCAACCTCCAGACTTGTGAGGTGACTCCAGTCACTCTAGTCTTCAAGtttcccagctgaggccccagagagGGGCTGTACCTGGTCTGCCCTGCCCGAATTCCTGACTCACAAAATctagaagcataataaaatgattgtttttatGCCACTAAGCTTTGGGGTTGATTCGTTAGGCAGCATAGTAACCGGAACGGCGACTATCCTAGCCTTGAACTTGAACCAGATGGAACTGGGGAAAATTGCATACATTGCTGAACCCAGAGCTCCCAtcccatcattattattatttttttttagaagattttatttatttatttgacagagacacagcgagagagggaacacaagcagggggagtgggagagggagaagcaggttccccgctgagcagggaacccaacgcagggctcgatcccaggaccctgggatcatgacctgagccgaaggcagatgcttaatgactgagccacccaggcgcccctcattagtattatttttaactgaacCCTGATCTGAACAGAAGGGAACACTACTGAAATTGAAACTGAACCTGTATATTTTTTCAAGCTGTTGAAcaagaatattcaaatattcttGAGACAGAGACAGTCACGTGGAGAATTCTACCCTAACGCCTTCACTCTGTATATTTTGATTTGCCTAAAGCCACATGGTCGTGGCAGAACTGAGAGATTCTTAGCCTTTATAAAGCAGCCAGCTGTGATGCTCTTTACCCTCCTTCAGAGCACACACCCTTGTCAAAGTTTGCTGAATAAAGGGAGGCTTGAGCTGCCCCTAGGAGATGGGAATTTCCCACCATCCAAGGACAAGCAGTGTGAGCCTGAAACTGATTacgtggcggggggtggggggtccctgAGTGGAAGCTTCGTGCCCTTTGGCTGAGAAATTGGAACTTTCCATCGAGGCCAGTGATCCTCAGTAGTCAAGCAGCCTGGCTGGGGTGTGCTGGGTTCCAGGTGGCCTTCATCTCATCTGGATCAGGCCAACACAGGAGGGACTCTGAAGAGACTGGGGGCCCCTCGGGAGACATTCATCTTTCCagagctttataattttttccataaCAGTACTCTCCCTTCAAGGTGGAAAGTCCCAGCTGGCGGCTGAGGATCCtctcaatgtgtttttgttttccaccctgccccccagtcCAGGCAGCGGGGTGCTGGGCAAAGTCCCCTTCTCTTTTATACCAGCCTGCTCCAGACTTGCTGTACTGACAGGTGGTGTAATGTAGCCCTTAACAAACCACAGGACTAGACGTCCCTGGttcgaatcctggctctgctatttgCTAATTGTGCAACCTTGGCAGGGGTTCTGGACCTTTCCGAGTTATGGTTCTCCATCTGAAAACTGGCATGGTGATAATATGACCAGTCTTGAGGATTTAATATATGAAGAGCACTTAGAACGGTACCCAATACATAGTAAGAGTGATGTAATTGCTTGCTGTTATTACATGCCTTTGGAcaattcctctcctttctctgggcctcagtttccccaactgtacaATGAAGAAAGCAGTTACAACCTGACCTGAGTGCAAATTCTGACGACCTTTTCTAGGACAGATTTCTTGGGTTTTCTTAGCCTCAATCTGTTAATCTGCTCATCTGTTAAATGGCAGTTATTAAGTAGATGGGTGCGGCGATAATTAGATGAGAAAATGTATACCAAGCATGTAGCATGGGACCTAGCACATAAAAAGAGCTAAAacagcagttttgttttgttttaatggatgagaaagaactttctaaaCTATAATGGGCCATGTCCCTGGGAGGAGTATTGTGGTTTTGTCACATGATTTCCCAGCTATGCCTTATCCACAGACTGCTAGAATCAGAGAGGTCAGGATTGGAGGGGCCATTTTACAGATCACTTAATCAATCcagtcaacagatatttactgatcacctactatgagccaggcactgttgtaggtgCTGGGGAGAGAGCAGCACCAAGGGCCCTACCTTCATAGGGCTTTTATTCCTCTGGGGGAGATAGACAGTAAGTGGGTGAGTCCATGAATAGATGATACAAGTTCACATTCAAtccctttattttacagatgggaaaactgaggcctaagAGGGGAAGAGATTTTCCTAAAGTCCTCCAGTGTCATAGCAGGGCAAAGACTTCCAAGCAAGTCTTCACAGTCCCAGAATATCCTACCCTTAACAAGGCCTGGTTTCCTCAAGGTCTTAAGATATGCTATTGGGaaccaacatttactgaatcTTTCTAGACACAGGaactgttttaagtattttacacatctttttttttttaaagattttatttatttatttgacagagagagagacagcgagagcaggaacacaagcagggggagtgggagtgggagagggagaagcaggcttcccgccaagcagggagcccgatgcgggactcgatcccaggaccctgggatcatgacctgagccgaaggcagacacttaacgactgagccacccaggcgccctattttacacatcttaagtcatttattttttttatagattttatttattagagagaaagcgCATGGGGAGGGGTgcggggagggtgagagggagagagagaagcagactccccactgagcagggagctcaactcggggctcgatcccaggaccctgagattatgacctgagccgaaggcagacgcctaacgcctgagccacccaggtgcccaacatcctaagtcatttaatcctcacatcaaccCTGAGGGGGGGAATTGCCATGAATCCTATCTTATAGATGGGGGAGCtaagaaacagagagatggagCATTGAACACAGACCCTCTGGTTCAGGGCCCATGACCTACCTCAACCACTGAGTTGTCCTACCATCCTGGCTGCATGCTCTTCCTTCCCCCTGACCCTGGTCTgtgctctttccttctttctttcctccccttccatTCCCAGTCCTGGTCTCAAGGACTTCTTCCACACTCTGAGTAGCCTGGGGTaagcacccccccgccccggttctcagtttccccatttgtggACTTTGAGGATTGCACTGGATTATCCTCAGGGCCTTCCATGACCACCCTGATTTTCAGCCCCTTATCAGTTTGTAATcattttattcacttgttttctAGTCTGCTTTCCCCACCAGATAGGGGGACTCCAGGGAGCAGCATCCTACTGCTTCTGTTCACTTCTATCTCCCTAGAGCCTGGCACTGTGCCCTGCACTTAGTacgccctcaataaatatttgtgggtgaagaaaggaaggaatgacaGCGATTACCTGCAGTTTTCTCAAAGCCAGCTCCCGTGCTCTTTCCCTGgcccctcttcctttctcagcCTGTGggcccccctccttccctccctccctctcacctcccAGGGCCAACTCAGGCCCTCCATCCGGCCTGCATTTTTCCGGGTTTGATATCATTTTTTCCACTCTCCGGCTGCTGCCGGCTGCCTCTGCCAACTTTCCACAACTATAGCCCCTCCCCCACGACCGCAGGCCAGAGCCAGCTTGGGGTGGGGAaagaccctcctcctcctcccttccccaagcTGGGGTTAGGATGGGGAAATAAGTACCATCAGTGCCCTGCTGGCAAGATTGGGGGCTTGAAGACAGAGGATATGGCTCATCTGCGCAAGCTCCAGTCTACTTTGGCACTGTGTTCTTGGTGGCCGAAGCATGTGGGCAGGCAGctggttgggggcaggggtgtcTGGCCAGAGGGACATGATGGTCCAAACCATTTGCATCTTGTTCTCCTCTCAAAGTCGTGAGAGGCCCCTTTCCCCTTCAGCTGGAAACTCCTGACCTGACCCCTAAGGCCCAGCCCTagccccacagccccagccaGGCTGGATGCCTCACTACCTCCTCCTTCCTGCACagacagaggaggaggctgggcccCGGGGTCTAGTCCTCACCCTCACCGGCTGGGTGACCCTGGGATGCTCACTTCCCCTCTATGGGCTTCAGTTTCCACATtcagaaaaatgaatgagatgGATTAAATCAGGTATCTGTCTTGGGGATTAGTGGATTGAGTTTCATGGAGGCAAGCATCCCCCTCCACTTTAAATTGTAAGCAAACTTGTGTTTGAAAGTCCATTTCCCTGGGACTCTATAGCTTTTTGTCACACTCTCCAAGAGGATTGTGGATAGGGCACAGACTCTAGCCTGACAAGCCAGGGTTGGAATCCTGACAACTTCACTTATAGTAGctatgtgatcttttttttttttaaagattttatttatttatttatttgagagagagaatgagagagcatgagatgggggagggtcagagggagaagcagactccccgcccagcagggagcccgatgcgggactcaatcccgggactccaggatcatgacctgagccgaaggcagtcgcttaaccaactgagccacccaggcgccccatagtagCTATATGATCTTGAGTATGAACCTTCACCATCCTGTGCCTCTATTTTTCTAATAGAGGTATACAGGGTTTGCGAAGATTAATTACTAGTTGTGACAGCTTAAACCACagctcctaacaaacaaaagctaCTATATTGTGAGGATCAATGCTGAGATTCCTTCCAGATAAGACTTTATGAATCTATAATCTGAAAAACGGGCTTATGAGAAAATAGGAGGTCATCATACTGAATTGTGGTTGTCTGTGCACCACTGGGTCTCCCTCAAAGACCGGCGCCAGGGGCCATGCCCAGTGGTTGGGAGAAGGGCCTGAACACACAACTGGTCCAGTGATTTTATTGACTGACCTTGACCCAGGTCAGCAGACTAACCCGGTCTGCAGCCAGTGTAGATGGGACAGTGGGAGGTGGAGACACCTGGCAGAGTCCAAAAGAAGAGGTCTGGGCATTCAGACTGGACACCCTTCTGGTCTGGTTTATTGTGGGGAGTTGGCCAGAGCCCAGGCACAAGGAAGATTTTTACAAAAAGGCTCGCACCgcgtaaaaaaacaaaacaaaacaaaacaaaaaaccctactcTGTGTCCAGCTTGGGGCTTCGGCCCCATAGTCCGTCCACTGCTTCCCCGGGGCGGAGGGGTCCCTGAAGCTGCGGCTCCGGGAGATGCTCTGGCCCTCGGGACAGCGGGCAGGCACGGCCCACTGTGCAGACTCCGGGCAACTACGTCGTGGCCCCTCGATGGTATCGGTGGAGCTCAGAATGCAGCCCAGTGTTCCGCCAGCCCTAGGTGGGCGGGCGGCTTCAGAGCACGGCCAGGTTGTGGCAGGACTTGGAGCGGGCCTTGAGTGCCCGACGGCGGGCGCTGCGGGCCGTCAGGCGGGCCAGGAAGCGAAGAGCCCGCTGGCCGAGGCTCGCCCGCCTTCGGGGCGCAGACGGCTCCGGGGCCGCGCTGTCTCGGCGGCGCAAGCGCAGTTGCCGCACCACGCCCTCGAAGAGCTCGGCCACGTTGTGCTGCAGCGTGGCCGACGTCTCGATGAACTTGCAGTCAAACACCACCGCGCAGGCGCGGCCCTCTGAGGGGCGGGGTCAGGCAGGCCCGGTAGAGGGGGACATAAAGGTGGGAAGAGGTGTGTTGAGTCTCAAGCTAAGCGCTTTTTCTTTTGGTCCTATCTTGTGCTGGGCGCCAGGGGACTCCGAGGTAAATGAGACCTGGCTCTGCGGAGTTAGTTCACAGGCTAGTGACTGATACTGGTAGCAGAACGAGGCTGGGAAGACAGGAAGGCTGGGAAGGGGCTTGAATGCCAGGTAAGGGGTCTGAGCCGTGCATCAGGATTATCtgggggagcttgttaaaatgcagattcttgagCCCACCAGCAAAAAATCTGATTCGGTAGGTTTGGGACGAGGTCTGTGAACCAGCGTTTTAACAAAATCTGGGGATTATGTTGGGGAGTGTGGGGCTGTCTGCTCACAAAGCATATGGTCTTCCATCTTCAGGAAGCCACTGGGCTGGGAGACAGGGGCCTGGGTTCTAGTCCTTAGAGGCTGGTGACCCCGTGGAACTGGCTTACCCTCTCTGGCTCTCAGTTtccataaattttatattttgcccGTGAGACGGGCCATTTTGAGATCTTTATGGGTCCCACATGATATTatcaaattttttgaaatattccTTATCCCACTTtgaatacaaattatatataactaAATGTTTTGGTTTGTAGTTGTCAGCTGCCACAATATTGGGTTTTGTAGATGATTCAAActttgtgaaattttaatttgcaattttctCACTGTGTTTCGGAGCTAATAGTTTCAGATCCCAGACGTAAGCCCTTGGAAAGCTTGTACGCGCTGGGCCTATGATGCCCAGTGGATAAAGTGTCTCTGACTGAGGGCATGGGAGAGCCATAGGGGAATTTTTAAGCAAAGGAGTGACAAGGTCAGATCTGGTTTTGGAAAACTCTGACAGCTGGCGAGGAGAACTGATTGAATGGGGAGAGAGAAGTACAGGGGCTGGCCCAGGCTAAGGTAGAGATGCCAGGATGGGGCAGAGGTTGTGGGCacagggggaagggaaggtggggtTAAGGGAGGTGGACCTGACAGGATTTGGGGGCTGgtttgggggagtgggagaggaagcaagaATAGTTCCTAGCTTTCAGGCTTAGGCGTGTAGGtgtgtgatgggggtggggtggggtgacaGTCCCTGAGATGGAGAGCACTGGAGGAGGAGCAGTGACAGCAGGTTgagaggaagctggaggaggaggagggagtagAGAGGGCTCACCTTCCACAGAGACTTCCCGGCAGCGTGCCAGGTCGGCCTTGTTGCCCACCAGGATGATGGGCACGTGGTCCGCCTGATGCGTGCGCCGCAGCTGAATGCGGAGCTCAGAGGCACTCTCGAAGCTGCCTCTGTCCGCGATGGAGTACACAATGACGTAGGCGCTGCCCACCTGCAAGCATGACTCTTGGCTCCAGCTTTCATCCTGCAACAGAGCGACCCAGGCCCATTCTCCAAGGGTACCTACCTCTCAGCCAGAGGGCTCTGGCTGAGAAAGGTAGGGCTGGGATGGTCCGAAGGGTGGGCTGGGGCTGAGGCTTATACTTTGGACAGGTTTGGGGGACAAATTCTGCCATTATTCTGTGTCACCTTGGGTAAACCACCAGTCttccctgagccttagtttctctGTGTGAAAAACTGGGCTAATAACACCTCACTACATTTTCTCACTTGTTGATTGCTTCTGCAGGCCGGGCACTGGAGACAAAAGATTTCTTTGGTTCCCCCTCCTGCTAAGGAGGGTTCAGCTCTTTTGTCTGGTTTCTGAGGAGGGCTCAGTCTTGCTAGACAGTTCTTGTGGCCTTCCGCAGTCCAATTAAGAGACAAAAGGGGGGgcggggcacctgcgtggcttggtgggttaagcatctgactcttgatttcggctcaagtcatggtctcagggttatgggatcaagccccacatcgggctccacgctcagtgtggagtctgcttgagattctctctctccctttccctctgcccctcccgcactcactatgtctctttctctctaaagaaataaacaaaatcttttaaaaagagaggcaaaaggaagggagagaagagagaagggaggctgACTTCAAGGGGAGGCATTTTCTAGGCCAGCGTTGGAAGAGAGAAGTGAAGGAGCAACTGTGGAGTGTAGGAGGTATAAGGGAAGGGGTGGAGAGGTGGGGCACTTTAAGAAGCAGAGTCTTTGCAAGTTGTTTGACAAGGAAGGGAAGAACTGGAGCAATTTTGATATGCCATTTGGGTGGCAATCTTGTGTCAGGGACAGCATGCTGAGACTGGACTGTCTGGGTAACAACTTCACAAGTGTTTAGTAAGACACCGTTCCTATCTTCCAAAAGCTCATGGTCTGGAAGGGACGCTATGGAAGTCGAGAGTTCTGATGCCCTGTCATAAATACCATTAAGAGGCAGGAGCACGTGGCTGGAGGAGCCATGGGGGATGAGGGGAGGAGGTCAGAAGAACTCAGCCAGGCAGAGTGTGGGGAGGGCTTAAGAGCGGACTGACGAGTGGGGTTTGAGAGGAGGAACAGGAGAGGAGAGTAGGCCAGGGGTAGGAAATACTGAGTGGTGGAGGCACTGTTTTTGAGAGGGGAAGAAGCCAGAAGAATTTTCTGATAACCCAATAAGATAGATGACTATGAAAGCATCAGATCGATGGTCAACACACTGTCAAAGGGATTAAGTTCCCAACAGCCTTTCTGATCCTTCCCCAGGCCAAATAACCATGGGCTGAGTCAGATGCATGTGAATTCTTAACCTTACTATGGACaggttccttcctccctctgggtctcagtttccccatctggagaATGAAGTGTAGGGCTTGAGCATTCAATCATTCATTGCACAAATGTTTATGAAGGATTTGCTATGTGTTAGGATCACAGAAGCCGGTTGGAACATGGATTGGCGGGTAGGACTCCTTGGGGGTGTGATTAGAAATATAGGTTACAGGACCCCATTTTTGTAGGTTCTTATTCATCAGGTTTGGGGTGAGAcctgagaatttaattttttttaaagattatttatttgaaagagagaaagagtgagcttgcgagtgggggggggcagagggagagggaaagaaagaatctcaagcagactccccgctgagcgtggagccctatgcagggctccatatcatgacccatgagatcatgacctgagccgaaatcaagagtctggtgcttaaccaactgagccacccaggtgccccagatatttgattttttttacacTCCCTAGGTGACCCTGATGGTCAGGCCAACTAGGGCACTACTGCATGAGCCAAAGGTCCACCCAATCCTGGGAGATCCGGCCTCTCTGACATCAAAGGGTACCATCTGTCGAAAGGATGGATGCTTATTCCAGTGATGTTGCTACTGGGTGGACCCTCTGTGGAAATTGCCTCCACCGTCACCAGCCAGGGAAACTGGTTCCGTTTCCCCATTTTATTTGTAGGAAATCCAAGggccagaggagaagagaaaacattCTCAAGGCCATTTAGCCAGGTGGGCACAGAATTCCAGTTCCAGTACTCTTCTTCCCCAGTCTCCTAAATGGGACTCCCAGGCTGATCACTTTTCATAATTCACTGGACTCTGCCCCACTAGATTTTCAACTGCATTCAAAAagtgccgcccccccccccccccagcctctgaGCTCCATGAGGCCAAGGCACATGTCTGTCTTACTCACTGCTGGGTCTTCAGTGTCCTGGCCCATGATTCATACCCAGCCAGTGTttctaagtgaatgaatgagtgaaagagtGAAACCCCAGCTGAAGGTTCATAAGGTGATGTTCCCAGTGGGGATGGAGAGCGACAGTCCTAGTGCATAAGATTACAGGCTCAGGAGCTTatagatctgggtttgaatcccccTTGATCTCTGAGAACTTTGGACGcattactgaacctctctgagctttgcttTCCTCGTCACTAGGAGGGGAATCAGAATACTCACCCATAGTATTTGTTTTGACTGAACGTCATAATATATATCCAGCGCTTAGCACAGGGGCTGACACTTGGGAAGAGGGTACTCCATAAATCCCTGCTGCTAGGAGGaccatgatcatcatcatcatgctCAGTTGGAGCTGGGTGTCCTTTTAATCCTCGTGGAAAGGAATTGGCCACTTAGCTCTTTCATCCCTATCCTCCCGCCTATCACTGGGGCTGTCAGTCATTCTTGCCAATCACCCAACAGTGCCCTCCTAAGCTCCACCCTGTGGGCGGGGCCTCCCCCTTACTGAGCTAGGCTCCTAGGTGATTTTTACGTCCTTCTCTCTGCTTGGTTGTATTTCTTTAAAGTTCTACAATAAGCATGTATTATTTGtatagcaagaaaaaagaaaactcaaaca is part of the Neomonachus schauinslandi chromosome 10, ASM220157v2, whole genome shotgun sequence genome and harbors:
- the REM1 gene encoding GTP-binding protein REM 1, coding for MTLNTQQEAKTPLRRRASTPLPLSPRGHQPGLLCTAPSTKSQHPRLGQSASLNPPTQQPSPAPNGWSSESSDSEGSWEALYRVVLLGDPGVGKTSLASLFAGKQERDLHEQLGEDVYERTLTVDGEDTTLVVMDTWEAEKRDESWSQESCLQVGSAYVIVYSIADRGSFESASELRIQLRRTHQADHVPIILVGNKADLARCREVSVEEGRACAVVFDCKFIETSATLQHNVAELFEGVVRQLRLRRRDSAAPEPSAPRRRASLGQRALRFLARLTARSARRRALKARSKSCHNLAVL